From the Achromobacter xylosoxidans A8 genome, the window ATGGGCCATCTGTTCGACGCCTTGCTGAATCTTTCGCGGCTGGACGCCGGCGTCATCGAGCCTCGCTTCGAGACGTTCAGGATGCAGCCGCTGCTGGACCAGCTGAAGGCCGAGTATGCGCCGCAGGCCGGTGAGAAAGGCATGCGGTTGCGGGTACGTCCGTGCGCGGCCAGCGTGCGTTCGGATCCCGTGCTGCTGGAACGCATGCTGCGCAACCTGATCAGCAATGCCATCGTGCACTCAGACGGCGGGTGCGTTCTGGTGGGGTGCCGCCGGGTCGGGAATCGCTTGCGCGTCGAGGTCTGGGACAACGGCTCCGGGATCCCGAAGGCCGAGCAGGAGCGGGTCTTCTGGGAGTTCCATCAGCTGGCCAATCCCGAGCGCGACCGCAGCAAGGGCCTGGGTCTCGGCCTGGCCATCGTGCGCCGCACCGCCAGGCTGCTGGGCCACGAACTGGCGCTGCGCTCGGAAGCAGGCCGCAGCACGGTTTTCACGGTCACGGTGCCGGCTTCGGATCCCGCCGCGGCTGGTCTGTCCATCGGCGATGCCGGTGTGAGACTGCCTCGGGGGCCCGCAACCGAAGACAGCCTGCACGGCAAGCTGGCGCTGCTGGTGGACGACGATGCGCAGAACCTGGCGGGCCTGTCCATGTTGTTCGAAAGTTGGGGCTGCCGCGTCATCGCCGCGACCAGTGGCAATGCGCTGTTCGAGCGCGTGCTGCCGCTGGCCGAAACGCCTGCCCTGATCGTCACCGATTACCGGCTGCGCGAACACGAAACCGGCATCCATGTGATCGAACGGTTGCGCGAGGAATACAACGATCCCGATCTGCCTGCCTTGCTGGTCAGCGGGGACACGGACCCGGCGCGGCTGACCGAAGCCGCCGCTCGCGGCGTGCCGCTGCTGCACAAGCCCGTGCAAGTCCAGGCGCTGCGTGAGCACGTGACGAGCCTGCTGTACGCCAGGAAAGCAGTGCCCCTTACCGGAGACGCCGAATGACGGCAGTGTTATTGGTTGACGACCACGCCATGTTCCGCGAAGCGCTGGTCATGGCGCTGGGCCAGGCCATGCCCGGCATGACGATCCATCCCGCGGCCAGCGGCCAGGAAGCATTGGACGCGCTGGACCGGCAGACGGCGATCCAGCACGTCATCATGGATTTCTACCTGCCCGACATGGCCGGGGCCGAGCTGCTCAAGCGCTTGCGCCAGCGCCGCGCGCAACTGCGCATCCTGGTGCTGTCGGCTTCGCAGGATCCGGAGGACATGCGCCGGGCGTTGGAGGCCGGCGCGCAGGGCTTTCTGAACAAGTCCGCCAGTTGCCAGGAACTGGCAGCCGCGCTGGAAGCCGTCAGCGAGGCCCAGCCGGCGCATCGCAGCGTCTCCTCGTCTGCGCTGCTCGCGGGCGGTCAGGATGAGGCGGCCTTGCTGCGTGCGCTGACGCCGCGCCAGAACGAGGTGTTGTGCCTGATGTGCGACGGCCTGCGCAACAAGGAAATATCGGAACGCCTGAACATGACCGAGAAGACCGTCAAGACGCATGTGTCGGCCATCCTGGGCACCTTGGGCGTGCTCAATCGTACGCAGGCGACGCTAGTGGCGCGGCGCGGCGGCGTGTTCGGGAAGCCGGTTTAGGCCGCTGCCCGCTGTCGCTGGCCACCTTGCCGGCCGCCAGCGAGATCTCGCGTCCGGCCGCCGCAATCGTGTCGGGGCGGTGCGCCACGATCACCCGCGTCATGTTGAGCCTGGCGATCGCCGTGTTGACGATCCGTTCGCGTTCGATATCCAGATGGCTGGTGGCCTCGTCCAGGAACAGGATGGCGGGCTGCTTGTACAAGGCCCGCGCCAGCAGCACGCGCTGCTTCTGGCCGCCGGACAGCACCGTGCCCATGTCTCCCACCAGCGTGTTGTAGCCCATGGGCATGGCGCTGATGTCGTCGTGGATCGCGGCGATCCGGGCGCAGCGGCTGGCGCGCTCGGAGTCGTACTGAGGATCGAAGAAGCTGATGTTCTCGCCGATGGACCCGGCGAACAGGACGTCGTCCTGCAATACCGTGCCGGCGATGCGCCGCAGGGATGCCGCGCCGGCACCCCGCGCCGGCACGCCATCGATCAACACCTCGCCGTCGGTCGGCGCCAGAATTCCCAGCAGGATGTTGATCAGAGTCGTC encodes:
- a CDS encoding hybrid sensor histidine kinase/response regulator codes for the protein MQPAIGPTSASTPPSSSYAARIRQVQVDALRRSFPFALAGSLISACFSAFALVGVLPLHEIMLWLGATLMVGVLRWAAVVAYDRRRADPAAAQRWVRRMLAGNLCSGILWGLPLAYWTFFVPLEYQLFFIVILFGLGTGAIYSNYMLLPVMYAFEVPAFAPMFIALAAQPSAIHLALVTGGLAYLIATLAFIHRMNRTHLDALRLGYENLALLEQVRQEKIAAERSDLEKSRFLAAASHDLRQPVHAVNLFLGLLANEPLSRHGRYLVDNITSALSAMGHLFDALLNLSRLDAGVIEPRFETFRMQPLLDQLKAEYAPQAGEKGMRLRVRPCAASVRSDPVLLERMLRNLISNAIVHSDGGCVLVGCRRVGNRLRVEVWDNGSGIPKAEQERVFWEFHQLANPERDRSKGLGLGLAIVRRTARLLGHELALRSEAGRSTVFTVTVPASDPAAAGLSIGDAGVRLPRGPATEDSLHGKLALLVDDDAQNLAGLSMLFESWGCRVIAATSGNALFERVLPLAETPALIVTDYRLREHETGIHVIERLREEYNDPDLPALLVSGDTDPARLTEAAARGVPLLHKPVQVQALREHVTSLLYARKAVPLTGDAE
- a CDS encoding response regulator transcription factor, which translates into the protein MTAVLLVDDHAMFREALVMALGQAMPGMTIHPAASGQEALDALDRQTAIQHVIMDFYLPDMAGAELLKRLRQRRAQLRILVLSASQDPEDMRRALEAGAQGFLNKSASCQELAAALEAVSEAQPAHRSVSSSALLAGGQDEAALLRALTPRQNEVLCLMCDGLRNKEISERLNMTEKTVKTHVSAILGTLGVLNRTQATLVARRGGVFGKPV